In Colletotrichum higginsianum IMI 349063 chromosome 1, whole genome shotgun sequence, one genomic interval encodes:
- a CDS encoding Helix-loop-helix DNA-binding domain-containing protein → MDAASWNPQDPGLTANHDDEFQQFLDMGGMGNLSDTMPFDFHDYQSGNASGMMHQSGREQLDTQMGGTDASMVMGNANSAMQAQLINMTTAAAHPAIPTQMIPPATPTDAITEIDAQIQYLQQQRMQQQHRQIQEQQVAYYTNQTHAVPPTPQSLEMPAASNQFFSTDQSHTPMFGSRYQRMKEQQDMAFTPLVSPAVTPLDPHFQMEAGGFTIPGAYFSPLTSPALHAQSDHGILYDRRSSLSAHNSPAEMEVETATQLPVVDLAKKARKTNASRAKAKSSVRQSPISKPQRKKTTATPKMVSQALREVNEDGLDQMLPSTALPAPMSSEESENASVSPENLSDMPPPPLPQPKQSSKSPFIQPQPQPQPHPAIPAHIQGKPSPATPASLMRLPASSANNSASSNPQDLGMPDNIESFELPESVNFSSKPQPPRLDTATPTQSPSDPGSARASSSQPLPSPVFAKPAAAASASASPNLGPGSTGPTARKTPKLMARGAQGKRGSVSSVHVSPALRPRISPSIKPLLPGTPGGMSAEDTASRLLASKSNYQNILEGNTVPGVTYPSELSTNLTSKRTSHKIAEQGRRNRINSALQEIATLLPQPPKDSKSEAEERKEREREAKAGGAPNSKASTVELAIEYIKQLKQEVADANRRAEEAEKKLQLQASSAQKETVES, encoded by the exons ATGGACGCCGCCTCTTGGAACCCCCAGGATCCTGGCTTGACAGCCAACCACGATGACGAGTTCCAGCAGTTTTTGGATATGGGCGGCATGGGAAACCTCAGCGACACCATGCCCTTCGACTTTCACGATTATCAGTCTGGAAACGCCTCGGGAATGATGCACCAGTCCGGGCGTGAGCAGCTCGACACTCAGATGGGAGGGACCGATGCCTCCATGGTCATGGGGAATGCCAACTCGGCCATGCAGGCGCAGCTCATCAACATGACGACCGCCGCTGCGCATCCCGCCATCCCAACCCAGATGATTCCCCCGGCGACGCCCACCGATGCCATCACGGAGATCGACGCCCAGATCCAGTatctgcagcagcagcggatgcagcaacagcaccgcCAGATTCAGGAACAGCAAGTTGCCTACTACACGAACCAGACACATGCTGTGCCACCAACGCCCCAGAGTCTCGAGATGCCGGCCGCTAGCAACCAGTTCTTCTCGACAGACCAGAGCCATACGCCCATGTTCGGCAGCAGGTACCAGCGGATGaaggagcagcaggac ATGGCTTTTACTCCACTGGTCTCACCCGCAGTGACCCCGTTGGATCCCCATTTCCAGATGGAAGCCGGCGGGTTCACCATCCCGGGCGCATACTTCAGCCCTCTGACGTCCCCAGCACTTCATGCGCAAAGCGACCATGGTATACTGTATGACAGACGGTCGTCACTGTCGGCTCACAACTCCCCGGCCGAGATGGAAGTTGAAACGGCCACGCAGCttcccgtcgtcgacctggcAAAGAAGGCCCGCAAGACCAACGCCTCGAGGGCAAAGGCAAAGAGCAGTGTGCGACAGTCACCCATTTCGAAGCCCCAGCGCAAGAAGACCACAGCAACACCAAAGATGGTTTCCCAGGCTCTTCGAGAAGTGAAcgaggacggcctggacCAAATGTTACCCTCGACCGCCTTGCCGGCCCCCATGAGCAGCGAGGAATCGGAAAACGCATCGGTCTCTCCTGAGAATCTCTCAGAtatgccgccgccgccccttcCGCAGCCGAAACAGTCGAGCAAATCGCCATTCATCCAGCCTCAGCCTCAACCCCAACCCCATCCTGCAATACCGGCCCACATCCAAGGAAAACCATCCCCTGCTACGCCGGCCTCTCTGATGAGACTGCCTGCTTCCAGCGCGAACAACTCAGCCTCGTCAAATCCACAGGATCTAGGAATGCCAGACAACATCGAGTCGTTCGAATTACCCGAGTCGGTCAACTTTTCCTCAAAACCACAGCCCCCGAGACTGGACACGGCGACGCCCACCCAGTCGCCATCCGATCCGGGCTCGGCAAGGGCCTCATCGTCCCAGCCGCTGCCTTCACCAGTTTTTGCCAaacctgccgccgccgcttcaGCAAGCGCAAGTCCCAACCTTGGACCCGGCTCAACTGGCCCGACGGCAAGAAAGACGCCCAAGCTCATGGCTAGAGGCGCCCAGGGTAAGAGAGGCAGCGTCAGCTCGGTGCATGTTTCGCCTGCGTTACGGCCGAGGATATCTCCCAGCATCAAGCCGCTCTTGCCCGGCACCCCCGGTGGTATGTCGGCCGAAGACACGGCTTCCCGTCTGTTGGCCTCCAAGTCCAACTATCAGAATATCCTCGAGGGTAATACAGTACCCGGCGTAACGTATCCCAGCGAGCTGTCGACCAACCTCACATCGAAACGCACGTCGCATAAAATCGCCGAACAGGGACGCCGCAACCGCATCAACTCGGCCTTGCAAGAAATCGCGACATTGCTGCCGCAGCCACCCAAAGACTCCAAGAGCGAGGCCgaagaaaggaaagaaagagagagggaggccaAGGCAGGTGGCGCGCCGAACAGCAAGGCCAGCACTGTGGAGCTCGCGATCGAGTACATCAAGCAGCTGAAGCAGGaagtcgccgacgccaacagACGagccgaagaggccgagaagaagctgcaACTGCAGGCAAGCTCGGCGCAGAAGGAGACGGTAGAGAGCTAG